The following coding sequences lie in one Sorex araneus isolate mSorAra2 chromosome 4, mSorAra2.pri, whole genome shotgun sequence genomic window:
- the ATP2A1 gene encoding sarcoplasmic/endoplasmic reticulum calcium ATPase 1 isoform X2: MEAAHSKSTEECLAYFGVSETTGLTADQVKRHLEKYGPNELPAEEGKSLWELVVEQFEDLLVRILLLAACISFVLAWFEEGEETITAFVEPFVILLILIANAIVGVWQERNAENAIEALKEYEPEMGKVYRADRKSVQRIKARDIVPGDIVEVAVGDKVPADIRILSIKSTTLRVDQSILTGESVSVIKHTDPVPDPRAVNQDKKNMLFSGTNIAAGKALGIVATTGVSTEIGKIRDQMAATEQDKTPLQQKLDEFGEQLSKVISLICVAVWLINIGHFNDPVHGGSWFRGAIYYFKIAVALAVAAIPEGLPAVITTCLALGTRRMAKKNAIVRSLPSVETLGCTSVICSDKTGTLTTNQMSVCKMFIIDKVEGDSCVLNEFSITGSTYAPEGEVMKNDKPVRAGQYDGLVELATICALCNDSSLDFNEAKGVYEKVGEATETALTTLVEKMNVFNTEVRNLSKVERANACNSVIRQLMKKEFTLEFSRDRKSMSVYCSPAKSSRTVVGNKMFVKGAPEGVIDRCNYVRVGTTRVPMTGPAKEKIMSVIKEWGTGRDTLRCLALATRDTPPKREELILDDSARFMEYETDLTFVGVVGMLDPPRKEVTGSIQLCRDAGIRVIMITGDNKGTAIAICRRIGIFGENEEVTDRAYTGREFDDLPLGEQRDACRRACCFARVEPSHKSKIVEFLQSFDEITAMTGDGVNDAPALKKAEIGIAMGSGTAVAKTASEMVLADDNFSTIVAAVEEGRAIYNNMKQFIRYLISSNVGEVVCIFLTAALGLPEALIPVQLLWVNLVTDGLPATALGFNPPDLDIMDRPPRSPKEPLISGWLFFRYMAIGGYVGAATVGAAAWWFLYAEDGPHVSYNQLTHFMQCNEENPEFEGLDCEIFEAPEPMTMALSVLVTIEMCNALNSLSENQSLMRMPPWVNIWLLGSICLSMSLHFLILYVDPLPMIFKLRALDINQWIMVLKISLPVIGLDELLKFIARNYLEG; encoded by the exons gtgCTGGCCTGGTTTGAGGAAGGTGAAGAGACCATCACGGCCTTCGTGGAGCCCTTTGTCATCCTGCTGATCCTCATCGCCAACGCCATCGTCGGGGTTTGGCAG GAGCGGAACGCAGAGAACGCCATCGAGGCGCTGAAGGAGTATGAGCCCGAGATGGGGAAGGTGTACCGGGCTGACCGCAAGTCCGTGCAGAGGATCAAGGCACGGGACATTGTCCCTGGGGACATCGTGGAGGTGGCTG TGGGGGACAAAGTCCCCGCTGACATCCGGATCCTGTCCATCAAGTCGACCACCCTCCGCGTGGACCAGTCCATCCTGACAG GCGAGTCTGTCTCTGTCATCAAGCACACAGACCCCGTCCCGGACCCCCGCGCCGTCAACCAGGACAAGAAGAACATGCTTTTCTCG GGCACCAACATCGCAGCCGGCAAGGCCTTGGGCATCGTGGCCACCACGGGCGTGAGCACCGAGATCGGCAAGATCCGCGACCAGATGGCGGCCACGGAGCAGGACAAGACCCCTCTGCAGCAGAAGCTGGACGAGTTCGGGGAGCAGCTGTCCAAGGTCATCTCCCTCATCTGCGTGGCCGTCTGGCTCATCAACATCGGCCACTTCAACGACCCTGTGCACGGGGGCTCCTGGTTCCGAGGCGCCATCTATTACTTTAAGATTGCCGTGGCCCTGGCCGTGGCCGCCATCCCGGAAG GCCTTCCTGCCGTCATCACCACCTGCCTGGCCCTGGGTACCCGCCGGATGGCGAAGAAGAACGCCATCGTCAGGAGCCTGCCCTCCGTCGAGACTCTGGGCTGCACCTCTGTCATCTGCTCCGACAAGACGGGCACCCTCACCACCAACCAGatgtctgtgtgcaag ATGTTCATCATTGACAAGGTGGAAGGCGACTCCTGCGTCCTGAACGAGTTTTCCATCACCGGCTCGACCTATGCTCCCGAGGGAGAGGT CATGAAGAATGATAAGCCAGTCCGGGCAGGGCAGTACGATGGGCTGGTGGAGCTGGCCACCATCTGTGCCCTCTGCAATGACTCTTCCCTGGACTTCAATGAG GCCAAGGGGGTCTATGAGAAGGTGGGCGAGGCCACGGAGACGGCCCTCACCACCCTGGTGGAAAAGATGAACGTCTTCAACACGGAAGTGAGGAACCTGTCCAAGGTGGAGCGAGCCAACGCGTGCAACTCA GTGATCCGCCAGCTAATGAAGAAGGAATTCACCCTGGAGTTCTCCCGGGACCGCAAATCCATGTCTGTGTACTGCTCCCCCGCCAAGTCCTCCCGCACCGTCGTGGGCAACAAGATGTTTGTCAAG GGTGCCCCCGAGGGGGTCATTGACCGCTGCAACTACGTGAGAGTCGGCACCACCCGCGTGCCCATGACGGGCCCCGCCAAGGAGAAGATCATGTCTGTGATCAAGGAGTGGGGGACCGGCCGCGACACCCTGCGCTGCCTGGCCCTGGCCACCCGCGACACCCCCCCGAAGCGCGAGGAGCTGATTCTGGATGACTCTGCCCGCTTCATGGAGTACGAG aCGGACCTGACCTTCGTGGGCGTGGTGGGCATGCTGGACCCGCCCCGCAAAGAGGTCACCGGCTCCATCCAGCTGTGCCGCGACGCTGGCATCCGGGTGATCATGATCACCGGGGACAACAAGGGCACGGCCATCGCCATCTGCCGGCGCATCGGCATCTTCGGCGAGAATGAGGAGGTGACAGACCGCGCCTACACGGGCCGCGAGTTTGACGACCTGCCCCTGGGGGAGCAGCGGGACGCCTGCCGCCGCGCCTGCTGCTTCGCCCGCGTGGAGCCCTCGCACAAGTCCAAGATTGTGGAGTTCCTGCAGTCCTTTGACGAGATCACGGCCATG accGGTGACGGCGTCAACGATGCCCCCGCCCTGAAGAAGGCCGAGATCGGCATCGCCATGGGCTCGGGCACCGCCGTGGCCAAGACGGCCTCAGAGATGGTGCTGGCGGACGACAACTTCTCCACCATCGTGGCGGCCGTGGAGGAGGGCCGCGCCATCTACAACAACATGAAGCAGTTCATCCGCTACCTCATCTCCTCCAACGTGGGCGAGGTGGTGTG CATCTTCCTGACGGCCGCCCTGGGGCTGCCCGAGGCCCTGATCCCGGTGCAGCTGCTGTGGGTGAACCTGGTGACCGACGGGCTCCCGGCCACAGCCCTGGGCTTCAACCCCCCGGACCTGGACATCATGGACCGGCCCCCCCGGAGCCCCAAGGAGCCCCTCATCAGTGGCTGGCTCTTCTTCCGCTACATGGCCATTGGGG GCTACGTGGGGGCAGCCACGGTCGGGGCAGCCGCCTGGTGGTTCTTGTATGCAGAGGACGGGCCACACGTCTCCTACAACCAGCTG ACTCACTTCATGCAGTGCAACGAGGAAAACCCCGAATTCGAGGGTCTGGACTGTGAGATCTTTGAGGCCCCCGAGCCCATGACGATGGCCTTGTCTGTGCTGGTCACCATTGAGATGTGCAATGCTCTCAACAG cCTGTCGGAGAACCAGTCCCTCATGCGGATGCCGCCCTGGGTGAACATCTGGCTGCTGGGCTCCATCTGCCTCTCCATGTCCCTCCACTTCCTCATCCTCTACGTCGACCCTCTGCCC aTGATCTTCAAGCTCCGGGCCCTGGACATAAACCAGTGGATCATGGTCCTCAAGATCTCCTTGCCGGTCATCGGGCTGGACGAACTCCTCAAGTTCATTGCCCGGAACTATCTGGAGG GGTAA
- the ATP2A1 gene encoding sarcoplasmic/endoplasmic reticulum calcium ATPase 1 isoform X1, whose product MEAAHSKSTEECLAYFGVSETTGLTADQVKRHLEKYGPNELPAEEGKSLWELVVEQFEDLLVRILLLAACISFVLAWFEEGEETITAFVEPFVILLILIANAIVGVWQERNAENAIEALKEYEPEMGKVYRADRKSVQRIKARDIVPGDIVEVAVGDKVPADIRILSIKSTTLRVDQSILTGESVSVIKHTDPVPDPRAVNQDKKNMLFSGTNIAAGKALGIVATTGVSTEIGKIRDQMAATEQDKTPLQQKLDEFGEQLSKVISLICVAVWLINIGHFNDPVHGGSWFRGAIYYFKIAVALAVAAIPEGLPAVITTCLALGTRRMAKKNAIVRSLPSVETLGCTSVICSDKTGTLTTNQMSVCKMFIIDKVEGDSCVLNEFSITGSTYAPEGEVMKNDKPVRAGQYDGLVELATICALCNDSSLDFNEAKGVYEKVGEATETALTTLVEKMNVFNTEVRNLSKVERANACNSVIRQLMKKEFTLEFSRDRKSMSVYCSPAKSSRTVVGNKMFVKGAPEGVIDRCNYVRVGTTRVPMTGPAKEKIMSVIKEWGTGRDTLRCLALATRDTPPKREELILDDSARFMEYETDLTFVGVVGMLDPPRKEVTGSIQLCRDAGIRVIMITGDNKGTAIAICRRIGIFGENEEVTDRAYTGREFDDLPLGEQRDACRRACCFARVEPSHKSKIVEFLQSFDEITAMTGDGVNDAPALKKAEIGIAMGSGTAVAKTASEMVLADDNFSTIVAAVEEGRAIYNNMKQFIRYLISSNVGEVVCIFLTAALGLPEALIPVQLLWVNLVTDGLPATALGFNPPDLDIMDRPPRSPKEPLISGWLFFRYMAIGGYVGAATVGAAAWWFLYAEDGPHVSYNQLTHFMQCNEENPEFEGLDCEIFEAPEPMTMALSVLVTIEMCNALNSLSENQSLMRMPPWVNIWLLGSICLSMSLHFLILYVDPLPMIFKLRALDINQWIMVLKISLPVIGLDELLKFIARNYLEDPEDERRK is encoded by the exons gtgCTGGCCTGGTTTGAGGAAGGTGAAGAGACCATCACGGCCTTCGTGGAGCCCTTTGTCATCCTGCTGATCCTCATCGCCAACGCCATCGTCGGGGTTTGGCAG GAGCGGAACGCAGAGAACGCCATCGAGGCGCTGAAGGAGTATGAGCCCGAGATGGGGAAGGTGTACCGGGCTGACCGCAAGTCCGTGCAGAGGATCAAGGCACGGGACATTGTCCCTGGGGACATCGTGGAGGTGGCTG TGGGGGACAAAGTCCCCGCTGACATCCGGATCCTGTCCATCAAGTCGACCACCCTCCGCGTGGACCAGTCCATCCTGACAG GCGAGTCTGTCTCTGTCATCAAGCACACAGACCCCGTCCCGGACCCCCGCGCCGTCAACCAGGACAAGAAGAACATGCTTTTCTCG GGCACCAACATCGCAGCCGGCAAGGCCTTGGGCATCGTGGCCACCACGGGCGTGAGCACCGAGATCGGCAAGATCCGCGACCAGATGGCGGCCACGGAGCAGGACAAGACCCCTCTGCAGCAGAAGCTGGACGAGTTCGGGGAGCAGCTGTCCAAGGTCATCTCCCTCATCTGCGTGGCCGTCTGGCTCATCAACATCGGCCACTTCAACGACCCTGTGCACGGGGGCTCCTGGTTCCGAGGCGCCATCTATTACTTTAAGATTGCCGTGGCCCTGGCCGTGGCCGCCATCCCGGAAG GCCTTCCTGCCGTCATCACCACCTGCCTGGCCCTGGGTACCCGCCGGATGGCGAAGAAGAACGCCATCGTCAGGAGCCTGCCCTCCGTCGAGACTCTGGGCTGCACCTCTGTCATCTGCTCCGACAAGACGGGCACCCTCACCACCAACCAGatgtctgtgtgcaag ATGTTCATCATTGACAAGGTGGAAGGCGACTCCTGCGTCCTGAACGAGTTTTCCATCACCGGCTCGACCTATGCTCCCGAGGGAGAGGT CATGAAGAATGATAAGCCAGTCCGGGCAGGGCAGTACGATGGGCTGGTGGAGCTGGCCACCATCTGTGCCCTCTGCAATGACTCTTCCCTGGACTTCAATGAG GCCAAGGGGGTCTATGAGAAGGTGGGCGAGGCCACGGAGACGGCCCTCACCACCCTGGTGGAAAAGATGAACGTCTTCAACACGGAAGTGAGGAACCTGTCCAAGGTGGAGCGAGCCAACGCGTGCAACTCA GTGATCCGCCAGCTAATGAAGAAGGAATTCACCCTGGAGTTCTCCCGGGACCGCAAATCCATGTCTGTGTACTGCTCCCCCGCCAAGTCCTCCCGCACCGTCGTGGGCAACAAGATGTTTGTCAAG GGTGCCCCCGAGGGGGTCATTGACCGCTGCAACTACGTGAGAGTCGGCACCACCCGCGTGCCCATGACGGGCCCCGCCAAGGAGAAGATCATGTCTGTGATCAAGGAGTGGGGGACCGGCCGCGACACCCTGCGCTGCCTGGCCCTGGCCACCCGCGACACCCCCCCGAAGCGCGAGGAGCTGATTCTGGATGACTCTGCCCGCTTCATGGAGTACGAG aCGGACCTGACCTTCGTGGGCGTGGTGGGCATGCTGGACCCGCCCCGCAAAGAGGTCACCGGCTCCATCCAGCTGTGCCGCGACGCTGGCATCCGGGTGATCATGATCACCGGGGACAACAAGGGCACGGCCATCGCCATCTGCCGGCGCATCGGCATCTTCGGCGAGAATGAGGAGGTGACAGACCGCGCCTACACGGGCCGCGAGTTTGACGACCTGCCCCTGGGGGAGCAGCGGGACGCCTGCCGCCGCGCCTGCTGCTTCGCCCGCGTGGAGCCCTCGCACAAGTCCAAGATTGTGGAGTTCCTGCAGTCCTTTGACGAGATCACGGCCATG accGGTGACGGCGTCAACGATGCCCCCGCCCTGAAGAAGGCCGAGATCGGCATCGCCATGGGCTCGGGCACCGCCGTGGCCAAGACGGCCTCAGAGATGGTGCTGGCGGACGACAACTTCTCCACCATCGTGGCGGCCGTGGAGGAGGGCCGCGCCATCTACAACAACATGAAGCAGTTCATCCGCTACCTCATCTCCTCCAACGTGGGCGAGGTGGTGTG CATCTTCCTGACGGCCGCCCTGGGGCTGCCCGAGGCCCTGATCCCGGTGCAGCTGCTGTGGGTGAACCTGGTGACCGACGGGCTCCCGGCCACAGCCCTGGGCTTCAACCCCCCGGACCTGGACATCATGGACCGGCCCCCCCGGAGCCCCAAGGAGCCCCTCATCAGTGGCTGGCTCTTCTTCCGCTACATGGCCATTGGGG GCTACGTGGGGGCAGCCACGGTCGGGGCAGCCGCCTGGTGGTTCTTGTATGCAGAGGACGGGCCACACGTCTCCTACAACCAGCTG ACTCACTTCATGCAGTGCAACGAGGAAAACCCCGAATTCGAGGGTCTGGACTGTGAGATCTTTGAGGCCCCCGAGCCCATGACGATGGCCTTGTCTGTGCTGGTCACCATTGAGATGTGCAATGCTCTCAACAG cCTGTCGGAGAACCAGTCCCTCATGCGGATGCCGCCCTGGGTGAACATCTGGCTGCTGGGCTCCATCTGCCTCTCCATGTCCCTCCACTTCCTCATCCTCTACGTCGACCCTCTGCCC aTGATCTTCAAGCTCCGGGCCCTGGACATAAACCAGTGGATCATGGTCCTCAAGATCTCCTTGCCGGTCATCGGGCTGGACGAACTCCTCAAGTTCATTGCCCGGAACTATCTGGAGG ATCCAGAAGACGAGAGGAGGAAGTGA
- the RABEP2 gene encoding rab GTPase-binding effector protein 2 isoform X2: MAAAAPAVAGEGGRRRQPGAALDAQPQEGAMAESEPGELSRLRAELAGALAEMETMKAVAEVSESTKAEAVAAVQRQCQEEVASLQAILKDSIGSYEAQISSLKQERQQQQQDCEEKERELSRLKQLLSRAHPLDSLEKQMEKAHEDSEKLREIVLPMEQEIAELKGKLLRAEELIQEIQRRPRQPAALHGAPELLPLSRDPSPPLEPLEELSGDGGPAAEAFAGNCDDGASISSFSLGGAAGSSASLPRQRPGLSPEQEETASLVSTGTLVPEGIYLPPPGYQLVPDHQWEQLQAEGRQLQKELESLGQERDELQEGLRRSNEDCAKQMQALLAQVQNSEQLLRTLQGTVSQAQERVQLQMAELATSHKCLSQEVKRLTEENQGLRAEQPPPLGPPRLEQDEGPETTLPSTVQELQQLVRRTWQEVRAQRQAAEHEAERLRIEIVTLRDALNEETAARASLEGQLRGQREETEVLEASLCSLRTEMERVQEQSKAQLADQLAEQRAKVLRLQAELETSEQVQRDFVRLSQALQVRLERIRQAETLEQVQSIMDEAPLRDVRDIKDP, from the exons ATGGCGGCTGCGGCGCCGGCGGTGGCGGGCGAGGGCGGCCGGCGGCGGCAGCCGGGGGCCG CGCTGGAcgcccagccccaggagggggcaATGGCGGAGTCTGAGCCAGGGGAGCTCAGCCGACTTCGGGCCGAGCTGGCAGGTGCCCTGGCAGAGATGGAGACCATGAAGGCAGTGGCGGAGGTGAGCGAGAGCACGAAGGCGGAGGCTGTGGCTGCAGTGCAGCGGCAGTGCCAAGAAGAGGTGGCCTCGCTGCAGGCCATTCTGAAAG ACTCCATCGGCAGCTACGAGGCCCAGATCTCTTCCCTGAAGCAggagcggcagcagcagcagcaggactgTGAGGAGAAGGAGCGAGAGCTGAGCCGCCTGAAGCAGCTGCTGTCCCGGGCTCACCCCCTGGATTCCTTGGAGAAGCAGATGGAAAAG GCCCACGAGGACTCGGAGAAGCTGCGGGAGATCGTGCTGCCCATGGAGCAGGAGATCGCGGAGCTGAAGGGGAAGCTGCTGCGGGCCGAGGAGCTGATCCAGGAGATCCAG AGACGTCCCCGGCAGCCCGCCGCCCTGCACGGCGCCCCGGAGCTGCTGCCCCTGTCGCGGGACCCGTCTCCCCCGCTGGAGCCCCTGGAGGAGCTGAGTGGGGACGGGGGCCCGGCCGCCGAGGCCTTTGCCGGCAACTGCGACGACGGCgcctccatctcctccttctccctgggCGGCGCGGCCGGCAGCAGCGCCTCCCTGCCCCGACAGCGCCCGGGCCTGAGTCCCGAGCAGGAAGAGACGGCCTCACTGGTGTCCACGGGGACGCTGGTCCCCGAGGGCATCTACCTGCCCCCTCCCGGGTACCAGCTCGTGCCGGACCACCAGTGGGAGCAGCTGCAGGCCGAG GGCCGGCAGCTGCAGAAGGAGCTGGAGAGCCTCGGCCAGGAGCGGGACGAGCTGCAGGAGGGCCTGCGACGCAGCAACGAGGACTGTGCCAAGCAG atgCAGGCGCTCCTGGCCCAGGTCCAGAACTCAGAGCAGCTGCTGCGGACCCTGCAGGGCACCGTGAGCCAGGCCCAGGAGCGGGTCCAGCTGCAGATG GCAGAGCTGGCCACGTCCCACAAGTGCCTGAGCCAAGAGGTGAAGCGACTGACTGAGGAGAACCAGGGGCTCCGGGCTGAGCAGCCGCCACCCCTCGGCCCTCCCCGGCTGGAGCAGGACGAAGGCCCCGAGACCACCCTGCCCAGCACAGTGCAG GAGCTGCAGCAGCTGGTCCGCCGGACCTGGCAGGAGGTGCGGGCCCAGCGGCAGGCGGCCGAGCACGAGGCCGAGCGCCTGCGCATCGAAATCGTGACCCTGCGGGATGCCCTGAACGAGGAGACGGCGGCCAGAGCCAGCCTGGAGGGGCAGCTGCGGGGCCAGCGGGAGGAgacag aGGTGCTGGAGG cctccctgtgcAGCCTGAGGACGGAGATGGAGCGCGTCCAGGAGCAGAGCAAG GCCCAGCTGGCAGACCAGCTCGCGGAGCAGAGGGCCAAGGTGCTGCGGCTGCAGGCCGAGCTGGAGACCAGCGAGCAGGTGCAGAGGGACTTCGTGCGCCTGTCGCAGGCCCTGCAG GTGCGCCTGGAGCGCATCCGCCAGGCAGAGACCCTGGAGCAAGTACAGAGCATCATGGACGAGGCACCTCTGCGCGATGTCAGGGACATCAAGGACCCCTGA
- the RABEP2 gene encoding rab GTPase-binding effector protein 2 isoform X1, with product MAAAAPAVAGEGGRRRQPGAALDAQPQEGAMAESEPGELSRLRAELAGALAEMETMKAVAEVSESTKAEAVAAVQRQCQEEVASLQAILKDSIGSYEAQISSLKQERQQQQQDCEEKERELSRLKQLLSRAHPLDSLEKQMEKAHEDSEKLREIVLPMEQEIAELKGKLLRAEELIQEIQRRPRQPAALHGAPELLPLSRDPSPPLEPLEELSGDGGPAAEAFAGNCDDGASISSFSLGGAAGSSASLPRQRPGLSPEQEETASLVSTGTLVPEGIYLPPPGYQLVPDHQWEQLQAEGRQLQKELESLGQERDELQEGLRRSNEDCAKQMQALLAQVQNSEQLLRTLQGTVSQAQERVQLQMAELATSHKCLSQEVKRLTEENQGLRAEQPPPLGPPRLEQDEGPETTLPSTVQELQQLVRRTWQEVRAQRQAAEHEAERLRIEIVTLRDALNEETAARASLEGQLRGQREETEVLEASLCSLRTEMERVQEQSKARQQEARPEEAQLADQLAEQRAKVLRLQAELETSEQVQRDFVRLSQALQVRLERIRQAETLEQVQSIMDEAPLRDVRDIKDP from the exons ATGGCGGCTGCGGCGCCGGCGGTGGCGGGCGAGGGCGGCCGGCGGCGGCAGCCGGGGGCCG CGCTGGAcgcccagccccaggagggggcaATGGCGGAGTCTGAGCCAGGGGAGCTCAGCCGACTTCGGGCCGAGCTGGCAGGTGCCCTGGCAGAGATGGAGACCATGAAGGCAGTGGCGGAGGTGAGCGAGAGCACGAAGGCGGAGGCTGTGGCTGCAGTGCAGCGGCAGTGCCAAGAAGAGGTGGCCTCGCTGCAGGCCATTCTGAAAG ACTCCATCGGCAGCTACGAGGCCCAGATCTCTTCCCTGAAGCAggagcggcagcagcagcagcaggactgTGAGGAGAAGGAGCGAGAGCTGAGCCGCCTGAAGCAGCTGCTGTCCCGGGCTCACCCCCTGGATTCCTTGGAGAAGCAGATGGAAAAG GCCCACGAGGACTCGGAGAAGCTGCGGGAGATCGTGCTGCCCATGGAGCAGGAGATCGCGGAGCTGAAGGGGAAGCTGCTGCGGGCCGAGGAGCTGATCCAGGAGATCCAG AGACGTCCCCGGCAGCCCGCCGCCCTGCACGGCGCCCCGGAGCTGCTGCCCCTGTCGCGGGACCCGTCTCCCCCGCTGGAGCCCCTGGAGGAGCTGAGTGGGGACGGGGGCCCGGCCGCCGAGGCCTTTGCCGGCAACTGCGACGACGGCgcctccatctcctccttctccctgggCGGCGCGGCCGGCAGCAGCGCCTCCCTGCCCCGACAGCGCCCGGGCCTGAGTCCCGAGCAGGAAGAGACGGCCTCACTGGTGTCCACGGGGACGCTGGTCCCCGAGGGCATCTACCTGCCCCCTCCCGGGTACCAGCTCGTGCCGGACCACCAGTGGGAGCAGCTGCAGGCCGAG GGCCGGCAGCTGCAGAAGGAGCTGGAGAGCCTCGGCCAGGAGCGGGACGAGCTGCAGGAGGGCCTGCGACGCAGCAACGAGGACTGTGCCAAGCAG atgCAGGCGCTCCTGGCCCAGGTCCAGAACTCAGAGCAGCTGCTGCGGACCCTGCAGGGCACCGTGAGCCAGGCCCAGGAGCGGGTCCAGCTGCAGATG GCAGAGCTGGCCACGTCCCACAAGTGCCTGAGCCAAGAGGTGAAGCGACTGACTGAGGAGAACCAGGGGCTCCGGGCTGAGCAGCCGCCACCCCTCGGCCCTCCCCGGCTGGAGCAGGACGAAGGCCCCGAGACCACCCTGCCCAGCACAGTGCAG GAGCTGCAGCAGCTGGTCCGCCGGACCTGGCAGGAGGTGCGGGCCCAGCGGCAGGCGGCCGAGCACGAGGCCGAGCGCCTGCGCATCGAAATCGTGACCCTGCGGGATGCCCTGAACGAGGAGACGGCGGCCAGAGCCAGCCTGGAGGGGCAGCTGCGGGGCCAGCGGGAGGAgacag aGGTGCTGGAGG cctccctgtgcAGCCTGAGGACGGAGATGGAGCGCGTCCAGGAGCAGAGCAAG gccaGGCAGCAGGAAGCACGCCCTGAAGAG GCCCAGCTGGCAGACCAGCTCGCGGAGCAGAGGGCCAAGGTGCTGCGGCTGCAGGCCGAGCTGGAGACCAGCGAGCAGGTGCAGAGGGACTTCGTGCGCCTGTCGCAGGCCCTGCAG GTGCGCCTGGAGCGCATCCGCCAGGCAGAGACCCTGGAGCAAGTACAGAGCATCATGGACGAGGCACCTCTGCGCGATGTCAGGGACATCAAGGACCCCTGA